A stretch of Veillonellales bacterium DNA encodes these proteins:
- a CDS encoding helix-turn-helix domain-containing protein: MNKVPQCLCVLGKVRKYGVKALISYIQQNFRKKFILMDGQGTEIFASSEFIKNKDTILQIKKGQWYDEEQKKFVYRAEKRGVSLFLVLHPVVKGDLPNVNSLLEDIRLSMAFYLNTMLEAQVRCSEIENDLMESLFGKKRGKGDDFLLSGHFNLYIDKPYVIQLIHVENTDDPVIINKVIELVVEYTGKIRVPSMRPIYWRNNLVHIIPAYYKNETFELRQEWPDARISEVFRKLAKQKLNVIVSLAMGQIHFLDDLYKSYHEALITLTFCRVRGEAGCVQRFYDLGFFRYIFLQDIKVNKNYVMDKLGAIINYDNENNTNLLQTLNILIDNAFSWKETAARCNVHVNTIHYRVERIEKVLQLKLQDTQNIFELYVALKLWDLLNALELIDDYYVGTIGDVNCHGR; the protein is encoded by the coding sequence ATGAATAAAGTACCGCAGTGTCTGTGTGTGTTGGGGAAAGTAAGAAAATATGGCGTAAAGGCGCTTATTTCTTATATTCAGCAAAACTTTAGAAAAAAATTCATACTTATGGACGGACAGGGTACAGAAATCTTTGCATCAAGTGAATTTATTAAAAATAAGGATACTATTTTACAGATAAAAAAGGGACAATGGTATGATGAAGAACAAAAAAAATTTGTCTATCGAGCGGAGAAAAGAGGGGTAAGTTTATTTTTGGTATTACATCCGGTAGTAAAAGGCGATCTGCCTAACGTAAATTCGTTGTTGGAAGATATACGATTATCAATGGCTTTTTATTTAAATACAATGCTGGAAGCGCAGGTGCGCTGTTCAGAAATTGAAAATGATTTAATGGAGAGTCTGTTTGGAAAAAAACGTGGGAAAGGAGATGACTTTTTACTGTCGGGTCATTTTAATTTATATATCGATAAACCATATGTTATCCAGTTGATTCATGTGGAAAATACAGATGATCCGGTTATAATAAATAAAGTAATTGAGCTTGTGGTCGAATATACAGGAAAAATAAGAGTGCCTTCTATGCGTCCTATATATTGGCGAAATAATCTCGTGCACATTATACCGGCTTATTATAAGAATGAGACCTTTGAATTGAGGCAGGAATGGCCTGATGCTAGAATTTCAGAGGTTTTTCGCAAATTAGCCAAACAAAAATTAAATGTAATCGTTTCTCTTGCTATGGGACAGATCCATTTTCTGGATGATCTTTATAAAAGCTATCATGAAGCACTTATAACACTAACATTTTGCCGAGTAAGGGGAGAGGCTGGCTGTGTGCAGCGCTTTTATGATTTAGGCTTTTTTCGGTATATTTTTTTGCAAGATATAAAGGTAAATAAAAATTATGTAATGGATAAGTTGGGTGCAATTATTAATTATGATAATGAAAATAATACAAATTTGTTGCAGACGCTGAATATTTTGATAGATAACGCATTTAGCTGGAAAGAGACAGCCGCAAGATGTAATGTTCATGTAAATACCATTCACTATCGAGTCGAGCGCATTGAGAAAGTGCTGCAGCTAAAGCTGCAGGATACCCAAAATATTTTTGAGTTGTATGTTGCGTTAAAGTTATGGGATCTATTAAATGCATTAGAATTGATTGATGATTATTATGTTGGCACAATAGGGGATGTAAATTGCCATGGTAGATAA
- a CDS encoding helix-turn-helix domain-containing protein: MKNDNTAEMNFLEQLLDDGIMRIAYDFETEIGRNVLLADNNGEIFYSLKNITDEAARILVRQIPAIKETEYYFCKTRKMLFYQLGEKEHRLIVGIQNVRQEDIAILIDKVRLRRLALKTYLDMQEQIQKQARAFGRNRVEALVKSSANIYDIIGFHNIDLKTDRYYEILLIKTDKTENITDTVTAIGDFYTQKEGEENFPPILWNDIIMIISPMNSIDSKTVADIERTAALCQRKLAEQSGVELSCGIGRFYMLNNLHKSYIEAKIALIFPNIMGKFGRVQSFDKLGVFSMIFSQEIDLLKEYVLKVLEPILSYDQEVNMQLVDTLRILLRNNFNWAKTAKDMFAHVNTIYYRYDKIEKMLNFDLSKGKDRNEAFAALTVWDVLNKIGFIGEDFFR, translated from the coding sequence ATGAAGAATGACAATACAGCTGAAATGAATTTTTTGGAGCAATTATTGGATGATGGAATTATGCGTATTGCCTATGATTTCGAGACGGAGATAGGGAGAAATGTTCTTTTAGCAGATAACAATGGAGAAATATTTTATTCTTTAAAAAACATTACTGATGAAGCGGCTCGTATTTTAGTTCGCCAAATCCCGGCAATTAAGGAAACAGAATATTATTTTTGTAAAACAAGAAAAATGCTGTTTTATCAATTGGGCGAAAAAGAACACCGGTTAATTGTAGGGATACAAAATGTGCGGCAAGAAGATATTGCAATTTTAATTGATAAAGTTCGTTTACGCAGATTAGCGTTAAAAACATATTTAGATATGCAAGAACAAATACAAAAACAAGCCAGAGCTTTTGGGAGAAATCGAGTAGAAGCGCTGGTGAAAAGCAGCGCCAATATCTATGATATCATTGGTTTCCATAATATTGATTTAAAGACTGACCGGTATTATGAAATTTTATTGATAAAAACCGACAAGACGGAAAATATTACCGATACAGTTACTGCTATCGGAGATTTTTACACACAAAAGGAAGGTGAAGAAAATTTTCCGCCGATTCTGTGGAATGATATCATTATGATTATATCGCCGATGAATAGTATAGACAGCAAAACGGTGGCCGATATAGAAAGAACGGCTGCGCTTTGCCAAAGAAAATTGGCAGAGCAATCAGGCGTTGAACTTAGCTGTGGGATAGGCCGATTCTATATGTTAAATAATTTGCATAAATCCTATATTGAAGCCAAAATTGCTTTAATATTTCCTAACATTATGGGGAAATTCGGTAGGGTGCAATCCTTTGATAAGCTTGGCGTTTTTAGCATGATTTTTTCGCAAGAGATCGATTTGTTAAAGGAATATGTCTTAAAAGTATTAGAACCCATATTGAGTTATGACCAGGAAGTGAATATGCAGCTGGTTGATACACTGCGAATATTGTTACGCAACAACTTTAATTGGGCTAAAACAGCCAAGGATATGTTTGCTCATGTCAATACGATTTATTATCGGTATGATAAAATTGAAAAAATGTTAAATTTTGATTTGTCCAAAGGCAAAGATCGCAATGAAGCGTTTGCCGCACTTACGGTGTGGGATGTATTAAATAAGATAGGTTTTATCGGAGAAGACTTCTTTCGTTAA
- the ccsA gene encoding cytochrome c biogenesis protein CcsA, protein MLAYMALILALLTTGIATIFYCKAYRSPASTEETAILFYRTAACAILIASGYLLYFLLSDNFRYEYVFSYSAHKQAFAYKISAFWAGQEGSFLLWALFHTVFGLFLSRKKAPAAMAAFCALQLLLLVVLVCKSPFRPMPGLEADGMGMNPLLQDPWMVIHPPFVFLGYAALAVPFALSIHGLFTGHHKEVIAQSLPWTLFAWSSLGAGIFMGGYWAYKVLGWGGYWAWDPVENSSLVPWLVTGALLHLLLLARVRNTAVKYAYLAAISNFVLILYGTYLTRSGVLDNFSTHSFSNEGMGGLLGSILLLTAVSGLVILVWYWSKMPNEPLYVHVKSREFCLCATAIILAVISLIVFIGMSTPLVTGFWGHPASIDTAFYNTAALPLTAAMVVLLAEGTLLPWGDNSALHLQKYWWLGGIAFIAVILTFIAGIDNLFAMITVGAAAATAAATLTALHNKILPWPAGVAHLGLSIALVGIIFSSLASQSVTTSFEPGQRQEVLGQGVTYMGKQSDAAGNTFYHEFALDTPLNTVLLPHTKLSAAGEPAVHEPGIYRGLTADLYLTPALQSNDVQKYQLHKDEKITPEGLEIKFIRFTMNSGPEGDIKAAAILEVTKDGIVQEVTPELIPQKGQLFRVPVTVFNYEIALTSLNIKDGEAEITLRSLESINKPEKLETEISRKPLMSFVWLGAILVTLGTVWAALKHRCTICTLAKKLHDKLSME, encoded by the coding sequence ATGCTGGCCTACATGGCTCTCATTCTTGCTTTACTTACTACAGGAATAGCAACTATTTTCTATTGTAAAGCTTATCGTTCGCCTGCTTCAACGGAAGAAACGGCTATCTTATTTTACCGGACAGCAGCTTGTGCCATTCTTATAGCTTCCGGCTATTTGTTATATTTCTTGCTAAGCGATAACTTCCGTTACGAATATGTATTTAGTTATTCAGCGCATAAACAAGCCTTCGCTTACAAAATTTCCGCCTTTTGGGCTGGACAAGAAGGATCATTTTTGTTGTGGGCTTTGTTTCATACTGTTTTCGGACTGTTTCTCAGCCGAAAAAAGGCACCGGCGGCGATGGCAGCGTTCTGTGCTTTACAGCTCTTATTATTAGTTGTCCTGGTGTGTAAAAGCCCTTTTCGCCCCATGCCCGGACTGGAGGCTGACGGCATGGGCATGAATCCGCTGCTGCAGGATCCCTGGATGGTCATCCACCCGCCCTTTGTCTTCTTAGGATATGCGGCTCTGGCTGTACCATTCGCTTTGTCAATTCATGGCCTATTCACTGGCCATCATAAAGAAGTAATTGCCCAATCACTTCCTTGGACACTGTTTGCCTGGTCATCACTTGGCGCAGGCATCTTTATGGGCGGATATTGGGCCTACAAAGTCTTGGGCTGGGGCGGATATTGGGCCTGGGATCCGGTAGAGAATTCTTCCCTGGTACCTTGGCTTGTCACCGGGGCGTTGCTTCACTTATTACTATTGGCCCGGGTGCGTAATACGGCAGTAAAATATGCTTATCTTGCCGCTATTAGCAATTTTGTGCTAATTTTATACGGAACTTATCTCACTCGGAGCGGCGTACTGGATAACTTCTCCACCCACTCCTTTAGTAATGAAGGGATGGGTGGTTTACTGGGAAGTATACTATTGCTCACGGCTGTAAGCGGGCTGGTAATTTTAGTCTGGTATTGGTCTAAAATGCCAAATGAGCCGCTATATGTACATGTTAAGAGCAGGGAATTCTGTCTGTGTGCTACGGCTATAATCCTGGCAGTTATTAGTCTAATTGTGTTTATTGGCATGTCCACACCGCTTGTTACCGGTTTCTGGGGCCATCCCGCTAGTATCGACACCGCCTTTTACAACACGGCTGCATTACCGCTGACTGCCGCCATGGTTGTTTTACTGGCTGAGGGAACTTTACTGCCATGGGGTGACAACTCCGCCTTACACTTACAAAAATACTGGTGGCTAGGCGGAATTGCCTTTATCGCTGTTATCCTAACGTTTATAGCCGGCATCGACAACCTGTTTGCAATGATAACTGTAGGAGCAGCTGCAGCAACAGCTGCAGCAACACTGACAGCGCTCCATAACAAAATACTGCCTTGGCCGGCAGGAGTAGCCCATTTAGGCTTGTCCATTGCCTTAGTCGGCATTATCTTTTCCTCTTTGGCTTCCCAGTCTGTTACGACCAGCTTTGAACCCGGCCAGCGACAAGAAGTCTTGGGGCAGGGAGTAACCTATATGGGCAAACAAAGCGATGCAGCCGGCAATACCTTTTATCACGAGTTTGCCTTAGATACTCCGCTCAACACCGTACTGCTTCCTCACACTAAGCTAAGCGCAGCCGGCGAGCCGGCTGTTCATGAACCCGGCATTTATCGGGGGCTTACGGCCGATCTCTATCTAACGCCGGCATTGCAGTCTAATGATGTACAGAAATACCAACTGCACAAGGACGAAAAAATTACCCCGGAAGGTCTAGAAATAAAGTTTATTCGCTTTACTATGAATAGTGGTCCTGAGGGCGATATTAAAGCCGCTGCCATACTCGAAGTGACGAAAGACGGTATCGTACAGGAAGTCACACCTGAACTTATCCCGCAAAAAGGGCAGCTGTTTCGCGTGCCGGTTACCGTTTTTAACTACGAAATCGCCTTAACATCGCTTAACATTAAAGACGGCGAGGCAGAAATCACCCTGCGCAGCCTAGAGTCTATAAACAAACCCGAAAAACTTGAAACGGAAATAAGTCGCAAACCTCTGATGTCTTTTGTATGGTTGGGAGCTATTCTTGTTACTCTAGGAACTGTCTGGGCCGCACTCAAACACAGATGTACTATTTGTACTCTAGCGAAAAAACTCCACGACAAACTTTCAATGGAATGA
- a CDS encoding cytochrome c maturation protein CcmE, whose protein sequence is MTKQHTISLFIIFSFLIFCAVTYTHSLSPYVSFAEARTTKGTVQVKGTLSADNIAYLPESNQLRFRLRDDAGEEALIVYTGTKPEGLEHTASIVAIGRYQNNQFAADKLLIKCPSKYQRSVNR, encoded by the coding sequence ATGACAAAACAGCATACTATTAGCTTATTTATAATTTTCTCCTTTTTGATTTTCTGCGCCGTTACTTATACCCATTCCCTCTCGCCGTATGTTTCCTTTGCTGAAGCCAGAACCACTAAAGGAACGGTTCAAGTTAAAGGTACCTTATCAGCAGATAATATAGCCTATTTGCCTGAGAGCAACCAACTTCGCTTTCGTCTGCGCGATGATGCCGGCGAAGAAGCCTTAATCGTTTATACTGGCACGAAGCCTGAAGGCCTGGAGCACACTGCCAGTATTGTTGCCATTGGCCGATATCAAAACAATCAATTTGCCGCTGATAAGCTGCTTATTAAGTGCCCATCCAAATATCAAAGGAGCGTGAACCGGTAA
- a CDS encoding cytochrome c biogenesis protein: MNHRMSNIITILAAVGVIYAVFFIVPPAEGLGEKVRIVFFHIPAAWVSVMAFVLSALWALRYLNTHQMEYDRKSATAAGLGFFFCLLATISGALFAKITWGAYWNWDPRQTTIFILLLIYGASFALRTAIDDTEQRAKISSAYSLLAIVVMPFLVFVIPRYYFSLHPSPVINSAAKIAMDPVMLYTLIAALLVASALFRQLFIYYIERTRRRDLAQKDSPEGGGRL, encoded by the coding sequence TTGAACCACCGCATGAGTAATATAATCACAATATTAGCAGCAGTCGGTGTGATCTACGCCGTTTTTTTCATCGTGCCGCCCGCAGAAGGCTTAGGGGAAAAGGTACGTATTGTCTTTTTTCACATTCCGGCGGCTTGGGTTTCCGTCATGGCGTTCGTGCTATCGGCATTATGGGCTCTGCGCTATCTAAACACCCATCAAATGGAATATGATCGAAAAAGTGCCACTGCCGCCGGATTAGGCTTCTTTTTCTGCCTGCTGGCAACAATCAGCGGCGCATTATTTGCCAAAATAACCTGGGGTGCATACTGGAATTGGGATCCCAGACAAACAACCATCTTTATCCTGCTGCTTATCTACGGCGCTAGTTTCGCTTTGCGCACGGCAATTGACGATACCGAGCAAAGAGCTAAAATTTCATCCGCTTACTCCCTGTTAGCAATTGTTGTCATGCCATTTCTAGTTTTTGTTATCCCTCGTTATTATTTCTCACTCCATCCGTCACCGGTCATTAATAGTGCCGCGAAGATCGCTATGGATCCGGTCATGCTGTATACACTTATTGCCGCATTGCTGGTTGCCAGTGCCCTATTTCGACAACTTTTCATCTACTACATTGAGCGAACGCGCCGGCGTGATCTTGCGCAAAAGGACAGCCCGGAAGGTGGCGGCAGATTATGA